The following are encoded in a window of Pedobacter cryoconitis genomic DNA:
- a CDS encoding acyltransferase family protein gives MKPLTERFLSLDVFRGMTLCFMIIVNSPGRGAIPFGILEHAAWHGFTPTDLVFPSFLFAVGNAMSFSMKRFSQMDNSQVLLKIFKRTFLIFLIGFLIYWFPFFKHDNQGHIIFADIRNTRILGVLQRIALCFGIASLMIHYLSGKTVIWMSVLFLVGYWIFLLVFGDPGAELTMTGNAGYYLDKFVMGTSHLYHGDFMNGKHVAFDPEGILSTIPSIVNVIIGYFAGKFIQEKGKGYESIAKLFLLGSLFVLIAICWNAVLPINKKLWTSSFVLVTTGLDLMIIGALLYIIEVKQSTKWTKFFVVFGKNPLFIYIVSDLLLIIIDLLFPQFHFSKWINVNFFQVIAPGPIGSLLFAISFMLVCWLVGYVLDRRKIYIKV, from the coding sequence ATGAAACCACTAACCGAGCGTTTTCTTTCCCTGGATGTATTCCGTGGCATGACTTTATGTTTCATGATCATTGTAAATTCTCCCGGAAGGGGCGCAATACCTTTTGGCATCCTTGAACATGCCGCCTGGCACGGGTTCACTCCTACTGACCTGGTTTTCCCTTCGTTTCTTTTCGCTGTAGGGAATGCAATGAGCTTTTCTATGAAAAGATTCAGCCAGATGGACAATTCCCAGGTGCTGCTGAAAATATTCAAACGTACTTTTCTCATTTTCCTTATCGGATTCCTGATCTACTGGTTTCCGTTTTTCAAACATGATAACCAGGGGCATATCATATTTGCAGATATAAGAAACACCCGTATTCTGGGTGTTTTACAAAGAATAGCGCTGTGTTTTGGAATTGCTTCGCTAATGATCCATTACCTATCAGGAAAAACAGTCATCTGGATGAGTGTGCTCTTTCTGGTGGGTTATTGGATTTTTTTATTAGTTTTTGGTGATCCTGGTGCCGAATTAACCATGACAGGGAATGCAGGGTATTACCTGGATAAATTCGTGATGGGAACTTCTCATTTGTATCATGGTGATTTTATGAATGGTAAACATGTTGCTTTTGACCCCGAGGGGATTTTAAGTACAATTCCATCCATCGTAAATGTGATTATCGGATACTTTGCCGGTAAATTTATCCAGGAAAAAGGGAAAGGATATGAAAGCATTGCCAAACTTTTTCTGCTGGGAAGTTTATTCGTCTTAATCGCAATATGCTGGAATGCTGTACTGCCTATTAACAAAAAGTTATGGACCAGTTCTTTCGTACTGGTCACCACCGGACTTGACCTGATGATTATTGGTGCCCTGCTTTATATTATTGAGGTTAAACAATCTACCAAATGGACAAAATTCTTCGTGGTTTTCGGGAAAAACCCGTTGTTCATTTATATTGTTTCAGACTTATTACTGATTATTATTGATTTACTTTTTCCACAATTCCATTTTAGTAAGTGGATAAATGTTAATTTCTTTCAGGTGATTGCACCGGGGCCGATAGGTTCCTTACTATTTGCAATTAGCTTTATGTTAGTATGTTGGCTGGTAGGTTATGTACTTGACAGACGCAAAATCTATATTAAAGTCTAA
- a CDS encoding RagB/SusD family nutrient uptake outer membrane protein: MKKSTFILLTVLVLTGQSFYSCKKALQQPPLGSVSEELVANKNGVNSLLIGAYAALYGMQGANQSLGGGEAWQGSPSNWVFGSIAGGDASKGSDGSDQPAIDPIANFYSDANNAYYNGKWKALYEGVSRTNNVLKFLAKATDITPEEGKVIAGQARFLRAHFYFEIKKFWNNAPWIDETTTDFNQPVSTELWARITSDFKFAYENLPATQGEIGRVNKWAAGAYLAKSYLYQKKYADAKAVFDVVIPSGVTSSGKKYDLNASFEDNFMPSKENNPEEVFTIQMAANADPSGPTSGNNGDMLNFPYGGSPFGCCGFFQPSIDLVNRFRTNETTGLPYLSNYNDYAVKNDMGVGGGTEFIPDQGTLDPRIDWTAGRRGVPYLDWGNYPGAAWIRDQSYGGPYGPKKNIYWQKTAATDADKTTWAPGSAINYLVIRFADVLLQAAECEAQAGSLATAQQYVNRVRARAANKEGWVYKYIDDSNPLGGFSDVPAANYKVSEYPAGDFASQGQAYALSAIYYERKIELAMEGHRFFDLVRWGIAEKELNAYFNYQGKITSDVRRGKFTSGRNEYYPIPQRQIDLSIQGGTKILTQNPGYN, from the coding sequence ATGAAAAAATCTACATTTATTTTATTGACTGTACTGGTTTTGACAGGACAATCATTCTATTCCTGTAAAAAGGCATTACAACAGCCTCCTCTGGGTTCGGTATCTGAAGAACTCGTGGCTAATAAAAACGGTGTAAACTCCCTGCTGATTGGCGCTTACGCGGCGCTGTATGGTATGCAGGGAGCAAACCAGAGTTTAGGCGGCGGTGAAGCCTGGCAGGGTTCACCAAGCAACTGGGTCTTCGGATCAATTGCTGGTGGCGACGCCTCTAAAGGTAGTGACGGCTCTGATCAGCCCGCTATTGACCCTATTGCCAACTTTTATTCTGATGCAAACAATGCTTATTATAACGGAAAGTGGAAGGCACTGTATGAAGGTGTCTCCCGCACAAATAACGTACTGAAATTTTTAGCAAAGGCGACGGACATCACACCGGAGGAAGGAAAAGTTATTGCCGGACAGGCCAGGTTTTTAAGAGCTCACTTCTATTTTGAAATTAAGAAGTTCTGGAACAATGCGCCATGGATCGATGAAACCACCACCGATTTTAATCAACCAGTAAGTACTGAGCTATGGGCCAGAATTACCAGTGATTTCAAATTTGCTTACGAAAATCTTCCTGCAACACAGGGAGAAATAGGCAGAGTCAATAAATGGGCAGCCGGTGCTTACCTCGCAAAGTCTTATTTATACCAGAAGAAATATGCGGATGCTAAAGCGGTATTTGATGTGGTGATCCCGTCGGGCGTAACCAGCAGTGGTAAAAAGTACGATCTGAATGCTTCATTCGAGGATAATTTTATGCCTAGTAAGGAAAACAATCCGGAAGAAGTATTTACGATACAGATGGCAGCGAATGCAGATCCGTCCGGCCCGACAAGTGGTAATAACGGAGATATGCTGAATTTCCCTTATGGGGGCAGTCCATTTGGGTGCTGCGGATTCTTCCAGCCTTCTATTGATTTAGTAAACAGGTTCAGAACCAATGAAACAACGGGTCTTCCTTACCTTTCCAATTACAATGACTACGCGGTTAAAAACGACATGGGTGTTGGCGGAGGTACAGAATTTATTCCTGACCAGGGAACTTTAGACCCAAGAATTGACTGGACTGCTGGCAGAAGAGGTGTTCCTTATCTGGACTGGGGAAATTATCCGGGAGCAGCGTGGATCAGAGATCAGAGCTATGGTGGGCCTTATGGACCAAAGAAAAATATATACTGGCAAAAAACTGCGGCTACAGATGCGGATAAAACAACCTGGGCTCCGGGTTCAGCAATCAATTACCTGGTTATCCGCTTTGCTGATGTCTTGTTACAAGCTGCCGAGTGTGAAGCACAGGCGGGAAGCCTGGCTACTGCACAACAGTATGTAAACAGGGTAAGAGCCAGAGCTGCAAATAAAGAGGGCTGGGTTTATAAATATATAGATGATTCTAACCCGCTTGGAGGGTTCTCTGATGTTCCGGCTGCAAATTATAAGGTGAGTGAGTATCCTGCCGGTGATTTTGCCAGCCAGGGCCAGGCATATGCACTAAGCGCAATCTATTATGAACGTAAGATAGAACTGGCAATGGAAGGACACCGCTTTTTTGACCTGGTACGCTGGGGTATTGCAGAGAAAGAACTGAATGCTTATTTCAACTATCAGGGCAAGATAACTTCTGATGTAAGAAGGGGTAAATTCACGTCCGGAAGAAATGAGTATTACCCTATACCTCAACGTCAGATTGATCTGAGTATTCAGGGAGGTACAAAAATACTGACACAAAACCCCGGGTATAACTAG